TGGACACGAATCAGATTTGAGTCATGATTCTGATGGCTTTACACTTGAcctcaacaaaaataaacaaaaggacCTGTGACTCAACTTTGATTTTAAAGGAAgggtttgacattttaggaaatacacTTTCGAAGGCCAAAAAACAGTTAGCTTCGTTTATCACAAAGACGGAAACGGGAAACGGGGAGGCTTGCTTTCTCCAAAGGTAAtaaaatccacctaccagcaaccggaaagctcactaattaacaagGTACATGTCATtagtttactttaaataaaaaccaaggtgtaaaaataatttgttgttttgggtGGGGTCTTTTCTTTGTGCATCAACTTCCTGGAGAGcattagaggtgctggtaggagGATACTACCTTTGGCTGGCAGCTCTAGTTAGTCCCATTGTAGTTTAAggttttacatataaaacataagaTGAGCCGATAAATATGATACATAGTCATAAAACCAGTCAATAATATTTCCTACCACATAGAACAGACAAACGTCAAAACAAATTTGGAAGAATTAGCTTCACCTTACTGGGCTATTATTactagagcctgactgatatatcggtcagctgattggctgattatcGTCTgatactgttttttattttctaaagttatataggcagcagtTAATGTGtatttgaccctttttcttaattcaagtttcatactttttttccctgttcTTTATGCATGTTTCATCATGTGTTTATCTATATATTCTGTTCATATaatattatcggccaatatatcaatCAGAATTTTTTCACTTCCTAACACCAGTATCGGCCCCAAATACCCAGTATCGTTTGGGATCTAATTATTACCAATCAAATTCTGCCGACACGTTGCTCACATCAGTAATAATGATCCACTAAAGTATTTCATAATAGGCACCATTCTACATAATGAGTACTTCTCCTTTTGGTACATTTTTGGTGATAATActtaaatcaaataaacatgAAACCTCCTCCGCTGTCTGAGATGTCCTTGTAACAACATGAGGTCACAATGAGATTACACACTGGACTGAAGTGGTTGAGTTGAAGATGTTTTCAGCAATCGTCCAATAGGTTTCCTCAGTATCTGCTGGAGTCTCAGATGTTCACACCATGAGGTCACATGGATCAAGGTGTGAATTAGTGCGAAACCACTAAGGAAGGGATTTCAGGATGGCTTTGTGCGTAGCTACTGTAATGATTTCGAAAGGGTTTCTGCTTAAAAAGAAAGGTACTTTCTGAATGTTACACCCCTTTCCAAATAACTTCCTCTCATCATCACCTCATTTTACACCTCATTCAAGcattctgtcttctctctctctcaatatGCACTCCACCGGGTGAACTAATTGTCACTTCGGCGTGTTGCTGGGGGTTCAAAAACAATGGAAAGTCCCGTTTAGTCGTCCGGTACTTTTCCGAGACATCGGCCACATATGGGATGACAATGTGGTTCCTCTGAACTGGTCTCTGTTCCTTGGAATAGTTTAGGTCTCTCAGGAAGAATTTGTTTTatgctgtgtgtctgttctgTTGCTATTTGAGTACAGCCAAAATGTCTTTTGCAGCTGAAAATAGCATAAAAGACAGTTGACATTTATGAGTATAATCTGTTTTAACCTTGGCTCCATCCCTACTCAAAGCTTTTGTCAGAGCACACTGGACATTTGTGAGAGGTATTAATGACAGAAACGGATGGGGGCTCATATTAAAACGCTGCAGGCATTTCTGTGGTTCTCAGATTTTACTAGGTTTCTATGGCATCAAACTAGCAGTTCAAGGTCTAAGGAGCAATTCGCTTCCAGGAAATCTTAAAATTTTATATTTCTGTCCTGCCTTTGTTTATCTTATCTGCATGTCAGTATATCTGTTTTCACCTACATAATACCCGGACGCTCAAGGCCACTGTACTGTCTCTCCGTCTTAGCTGTTCGTCCTGTGCCACGGACTGCTGCAATTCTCTCAGCTGCTGTACAGCTCCTACTTCAAGAGCATCATCACCACTATCGAGAGACGCTATGGCCTCAGCAGCTACTCCTCGGGAACTATTTCCTCTCTCCACGAGGTAAGAGCCAACAATAACATACCCTCACACAGTCTGAGATCATGATAGCTTTATTTCAAGGGTACCGATGACAAAGGAGGAATTGGAGAACAAGCAACATATCAAAATCACACTTCCTGACAATTCAAGCGGGACTCGAGCATTTTGGAACAGTTTTATTACAGATACGGGGGTCAGGAATAATGAaagaatgtactgtacatgctcGTCCCGGAGGGCACCGGATTTCCATACTCAAGTGGAATTGAAGTGCATCATACAGATAAACATCCAGTTTCATGAGTCAGATATGCATGACTGCAGGTCAGGAGTCACAAAAGAAATATTGTTTTGACATTTGCcacctttttgcttttttataaaTGGTTTGCACCGCTCAAATCTTCTCAGGATCTGGCTGCACTTAGACAAGGTGATTATTGTAATTGATTGAATGCAACATCTTATGAAAACAGACCAAATGAGGAAAGTGTCAGCTTCTCCTATTAGTGCGATCAGTTAAAGCTGCTAgaataaatatttttgcatcCACAATGGATCAAAATACTAGATATGATGTGAAATGGGTTGTTTTGCAGTTTCTCTCGGCTATCTTTCGGCTGATTATTTTGGTTATGTACAAGCTGCTTTGGTAACTCCTAGCTGGAGAACATAGTGaagtatttagcagctaaagagccagatatttccttcaggagtTAGTGGAGAGCCAAACAGAAGCTAagaggagagtgaatattagacttGTATCaatcaggtggccagaaacacatTTCCAAATGAATGCTTAAGTTACTCCATGTCAGCTGGATGTGTGAATAAGCAACTGTTTAACATGTTTGCCGTGTCTGCTGACAGTTTTGTGTTTATCGTTTCCATTGCCTCCAATAGGCCAAAGAAAATCTGTCAATGCAAGTGTAAATCTTCTACATCTGTACATTATTTTTCTTGAATGTGACATCTAAATTGTGTCTGAGTTGTATGCTGTCCctgctgtatttgtgtgtgacacCAGCAACTTCCATATTTGGTTTTGAAAGTGTGTTGGTAATGTTGGATAACTGCGAGAGAATGCACTCAGTGTGAATGGATGGATTAGAAATGTGTTGACTGTCCACTGGAGGGGAAAAAGCTCCCTCTGGATCCTCTTtgacgtgtgtgtctgtgtgtcttgttCTCAGATCAGTAACAGCCTGCTGATCGTGTTCGTGAGCTACTTCGGAAATCGGGTCCACCGACCTCGCGTCATCGGAATAGGTGGACTGATGATGTCCGTTAGTGCCATGCTGCTGACCTTACCTCACTTTGTGTCCCAGAGCTACAACTACGATTCTGTTCTACACAGTAAGACAAGGCCACACtgcttctctgtctcctctggCAACGCTGTGACAGCTAATGTGACTCAGACCAGAGCGCAGGACTCATGAATGTACAAATATGTCAATGCAATTTATGAGGCTTTACTTAAGACTCCGTCCAGAACGCTGCAGTATGGCGTCTCCCTCCTCAGTAAAGGCTCCATAGCACTCAGCAGGAGTCAAACAAGTCTCTGCTGCTCAGCtcactgtgctctgcagccagTGGTGGATTCAGAAAGCTTTCTAGTGCTCTGCAGCTGAACTTTTACATAAATCAGAAGGAAATTCATAATCTTCATGTGCTCACTGAAAGCTAAAGAGATTAGAATCACCTCCAGGGCATTTAATTTGTAACAACAatctccctcttccttcttccatttTGCCCCCAGACAATGTACCCTGGCATTGTTCAGCATGTCAGTCAAGGGTCAGACAAGCTTCAGGAAATTAAAATAGTTGCACATCTGCATCCGCTGGCTTGTCATTAACTATCACTGTCTTCTTTTTCCCGCCCCGCCCCTCCCCTCTCCATCGCGTGTGTATGACCACCTGCTGTGATCCAGACCGCCACGATATTTGCTACCTGCAGGAGAACTCGACCAACACGGAGTCTTGTGGCCACGATGAGAGCAGGCGTCTGACCGACTCCAACAACCTGTGGCTGCTCATGGCCAGCGCTCAGCTGCTCTTCGGCTTGGGCTCAGTGCCCATCCAGCCATTTGGGATTTCCTACATAGATGATTTTGCTGGACCTGGCAACTCGCCTCTTTACATAGGTGAATGGCCTGTAGTTCACAAATAGATTTGTTTTGATAAAGAGAGCACAATCTGAGGGTCACAGTGCAATACTGGGTGATTCTACAGTCTTGCATGTAGAAAAGCTCTTTAACATACACGTGTGAAGATTTTTATCATCAGTATTAGACAAGAAAATCACATAACAACTCAAACTTCAGAAACTCACAGCAGCTCTCTGTCTTTCGCAGCCATCCTGTTTGCATTATCTGTATTCGGGCCTGCCATTGGCTACCTGCTTGGCTCAGTCATGCTGCGGATCTATGTGGACGTGGACACACTTGGTTTAGGTGATGATTTTGGCCATCCCAAAGTGATTTTATGAACATTCAAGCAGTAAAGTTGCTGTGCTGTTGTATCTAGTTACTCAGTGTTCACTGCTCTGTCCTGCAGGAGGTGAACAAGGGCTCAGACCAGGTGATCCCCGCTGGGTCGGGGCCTGGTGGATCGGCCTGCTCATTACTGCCGGCACCCTGTTTCTCACCTCCATCCCCTACTTCTTCTTCCCTCGTAGTATGCCTTCAGAGGACAATGTAAGTCACATTCTAAACATCCATTAAATTCACCTTGTTCCCATTGTATAAAggtatttcatatttcaaagGTGTAGAAATGGTACAGATTCAGTGGAATAATATTCCTGAGCTAGTGTATATCTCTCATGTTTTACTGACACCTACTGGCTGACATCAGTATTACATGTTCACTTTCTCTCCTTTGATTTTTACACCAACTTGAATCTACAaaaacctttacatactgtaaaaGTCAACATTATAACTAACATATCATGTTTCTGAGCACATTTTGATACCAAAAACGGATTTGTATTGTTCTTGTGAAATATTTCTATCAGACCTTTTAAATAATCTGCTGAAAACAGTAATGACAGATATGATAAAGCTGATGGCAATAAAAGGATTCTTGTTTGTGAATCCACATTTTGGCTCTTCCAGCTTATATATTTGATGTGATACGGTTCATTATTGACAGAGAAAATCATGTTGTTATTAGCACTGAGACACATTTCTTAACGCAGTAAGTAGGTGGTTTGTCTATGGATGCTtttgatataaaacatgaacatcttTCAGTACAATGAAAGCTTATGACTGATGAAAGCAATCCAATTGTGCTAAAAtgagaaaacacaatgaaagtcagtgataataatataatgaaggAAGTGTTGAaattaactaaaaaataattttgtttatATCAGTTTTTATCACCTTAACtaatttttgtggttttaaattaaaatgtcccTTCCCTTTGAGAGTCCTCGCATTTAAACTAAGAGCACTTCAAGTATGAAAAAGCCATAAAAATATCATTAGAGACAAAAAGTCCACACAAATTCTCCATTATGGTGTTTTGACAGCTTCTGTTGATTTTTGAATGCATTGAACAATGTTGTGCTTTTTGCACAGAGCTGTCAGTTCAGTATAATGTTCCCTCATCACATGAATacagtgcagagagagacagacttgTAGAAGAAAGTGGTATGGAGGATAAAAGAGATGCAAGAGAAATAGAATCAGGTCTTCCTGGTCGCAACAGGCTTGATGTGATTTACTGTACAAGCAATCTTCCATGTTTTACACTGTCCTGTATGTTTGAATCAGTATAGCCACACAACACAGATGCCCCTGTATTGATAACATGCCTAATAACTCTAAATTGCttatttttgcaaaaaaaagcTGTATTTATTCTCACATAGATACTTTTCATAACAGTTTATACTGCTTATCATTTTTCAGGTGATTGGAGATGAAACTGACGTGAGTGATGACTTCAAGAAGCCAGATGTCTCTTTAATTGATTTCCTGAAAAGTATGTTTATTATATTCAGACCACATTATATTCAAACGTTTTCAttgaaggtgcagtgtgtataatttagtggCCTCTTGTGGAACATACTTGGCAAAATTGAGTATAatacaagtatgttttaattagtgtataatcacctaaaaTTAAGAATCTTCGTGTTTTCGTTATCTTAGAATGAGCCAtttatatctacacagggagtgggtcctcttccatggaagTGTTGTAATACCATGTCTCTACattagcccagaacagacaaaaataaacacttattGCATTTTTCCTGTTTCGTGGCTGCTATAGTTTCTCCTACACTcttggaagaggagggggaagttCATTtagtttgttgcaatctgcaatctCACCTCTAGATTGGCACCAAATCTTACACATTGGTCCTTTAAGTGACTCCACATACTTTTGTAATGTTACCatgtaaataacagaaaagatAGAGAGGGAGTCATTTAAAGTATCGTTGTAATAatcagtgtgtctgtatgtctgaTCAGTGTTTCCCAGGATGTTCGTCCACCTTCTGCTGAGCCCGCTCTTTCTGATGCTGGTCCTGGCCCAGTGCTGCTTCTCCTCAGTGATAGCAGGTCTCGCTACGTTCCTCAACAAGTTTCTGCAGCTGCAGTACAGCACTTCTGCTGCCTATAGCAGCCTGCTAGTAGGTAGGTACTGCACAGGTGC
The Scomber scombrus chromosome 8, fScoSco1.1, whole genome shotgun sequence DNA segment above includes these coding regions:
- the slco2a1 gene encoding solute carrier organic anion transporter family member 2A1, which codes for MDFHSPKDMKRPRTQCRSIKLFVLCHGLLQFSQLLYSSYFKSIITTIERRYGLSSYSSGTISSLHEISNSLLIVFVSYFGNRVHRPRVIGIGGLMMSVSAMLLTLPHFVSQSYNYDSVLHNRHDICYLQENSTNTESCGHDESRRLTDSNNLWLLMASAQLLFGLGSVPIQPFGISYIDDFAGPGNSPLYIAILFALSVFGPAIGYLLGSVMLRIYVDVDTLGLGGEQGLRPGDPRWVGAWWIGLLITAGTLFLTSIPYFFFPRSMPSEDNVIGDETDVSDDFKKPDVSLIDFLKMFPRMFVHLLLSPLFLMLVLAQCCFSSVIAGLATFLNKFLQLQYSTSAAYSSLLVGALNLPAVAVGMLVGGIIMKKVGLSLKAIPRFSVVMLTMSTLLCIPLFFMGCPTQNVSEVYPIQKGPNDSLPKCYSSCSCPKSAFNPVCGSNGIEYVSPCHAGCTNFTKDSNNTHRVQLYTNCSCISGQGKARPGPCPNSCPHLLLPAMLIISLASLVACLTHNPMYMMVLRIVPSEEKSFAIGIQFLLMRVLAWLPAPALFGKAIDTSCIWWKEVCGKKFNCGYYDNNILRNSYLGLQVGYKVMGVVLLAMLGWKVQRTQEYSLEKRPEPLL